From Anopheles arabiensis isolate DONGOLA chromosome 3, AaraD3, whole genome shotgun sequence, a single genomic window includes:
- the LOC120901314 gene encoding uncharacterized protein LOC120901314: MFGKRPLDNTLQAPNDGSAPGPSKKTKADPKRRTLQCFTHGIAYQVKLLVLFTQTLNKQMQQDKSIFCNLKSEDPEGGKFDDLLFEYEYGDQKGNFFFQAKHKADPNQYQITLNDLITTRQNDAPFAIAPLFQSFYDKLQHGSDDVEPVLMLCTNADRSPEVQELTKPYTFAFKWLEETFGSIADSNTSFGQIDLDKFKQLNKYTQFYRSLSECSECMRLAGALADAIYNRKPVTLKDPLFSKYCKAIVENIVDVSRSIKKDSYKIKTQFFNSNDLFLEQFKQQYEQLDGKVDALKDAEDKGICCSKGFIERGSDRFDYSSNSYLPVDTVSNALVEKFFQSFVLITGTLNEVQLTEECKKQFESVSMVEGGCAHGMVFEELFNYVKDPDPEPLENEQIERIWKTTFYQLQFLQLKGFTVSRQQELEKLGLRLQESKVKATPLYQEFLARMSANSSPSVKEHAYDMLVVHEIIKAGLTEIRNPCEFLIIQERTFEQWQDTVESVLCWLTAPLVLIIEVQNESKKHELVKVLKKVKPKQKHSRMIIILTQASVISQENINVSCLSDQSYAVLDQRQLTLHGTIVSVRDLIRDMDKLSFLIYLLSLKELSLSLNQERFSTLKDKYVTRGLIQDDNPNEIDLNEVESKRIVILDAPGNGKSSYITWLAQHLETKNSEQWILRFNAIEYSYDLNEIAKECETNAMTELRAVQILFQFAYMTAQLGNIHQSSDVTTTSQRQTAKSCAEALRIENGAFVLDETKAVAFSHEQLTLLRLFVSKLNGRNMIIFFDGFDEVSPNYETVALSLLSMLDRLDGISRMWIASRPYKLQAKFKQALRDVCFLQVGKFSEEVQLTYLKNRLRRITPYTDENKVTRSKLMELSLKFLTNIEDYIGELRQQFLFFEMMFEVLIKDYFCPATLTLQMDVLHGYMKGMELTQLIERFIKLKLEIVDTSKMGSTDAAAATVEAQNRAAKRAHEALQGHMALGYYVFAHFYLSKRVIDPQDSEFDADALTKAKEYMQELQTANEKTGLVERIVDDRPIFVHRIIEEYFAMRHLFEGRAKESNTRHVRLFYAELRKFNFNWSYGDMMDRFSIMDGNNVLPLHLTVLETDGRAIKRILDTDPDAIEKRDAFGRTALHLAMFRLAIHQHRPILEQMIALAAERHCIQVQDTLFGWQAIDYALMVESLEMVRALSLKQGYLKDTVDSRLVLALKILNTLALRCNDGELEQHILCPLLSNNYLRPYCLHEWHDKAPETAEYAGATYCLLDAWRFLPEPSWVVQFKGQSDNSNSSLKRLVANFSGTFMSRNRLFFVCREHMGLMARLEKMSEMPPKYIDIRVYVDEPSLIGDLRGLDSTVVNGALTRLKNRALTNRVVHVLLVLFYGSEDDDTLA; the protein is encoded by the coding sequence ATGTTTGGAAAACGCCCATTGGATAACACACTTCAGGCTCCGAACGATGGAAGCGCACCCGGACCAAGTAAAAAAACCAAAGCAGACCCCAAGCGACGAACGTTGCAATGCTTCACTCACGGTATAGCGTATCAGGTGAAGCTTCtggtgcttttcacacaaacgCTAAACAAACAGATGCAACAAGATAAATCCATTTTCTGCAACCTAAAAAGTGAGGATCCCGAAGGAGGCAAATTTGATGATTTATTATTTGAGTATGAGTATGGCGATCAGAAAGGGAATTTCTTCTTCCAAGCCAAACACAAAGCTGACCCCAACCAGTACCAGATAACGCTGAATGACCTAATAACGACGAGGCAAAACGACGCACCCTTTGCAATTGCTCCGCTCTTTCAAAGTTTTTACGATAAGCTACAGCATGGTAGCGATGATGTAGAGCCTGTGCTTATGCTCTGCACAAACGCCGATCGATCGCCGGAGGTACAGGAGTTAACGAAACCTTACACGTTCGCTTTCAAATGGTTAGAGGAAACATTCGGTTCGATCGCGGACTCAAACACGAGCTTCGGTCAAATTGATCTAGACAAATTTAAACAACTTAACAAATATACACAATTCTATCGCTCGTTAAGTGAATGTTCCGAATGCATGCGTCTCGCTGGTGCACTGGCGGATGCAATTTATAATCGCAAACCAGTTACCCTCAAAGATCCACtgttcagcaagtattgcaaAGCCATAGTGGAGAATATCGTTGATGTTAGCAGGAGCATAAAAAAAGATTCCTACAAAATTAAGACtcaattttttaattcaaacgaTCTGTTCCTGGAACAGTTCAAGCAGCAGTACGAACAACTGGATGGAAAAGTTGATGCTCTAAAGGACGCAGAAGACAAAGGCATATGCTGCTCGAAAGGATTTATTGAACGTGGCAGTGATAGGTTTGATTACAGCAGCAATTCATACTTACCCGTTGATACGGTATCAAATGCGCtggtggaaaagtttttccaaTCATTTGTTCTCATCACTGGCACGCTGAATGAGGTACAGCTGACGGAGGAGTGCAAAAAACAGTTCGAAAGTGTCTCAATGGTGGAAGGCGGCTGTGCGCATGGTATGGTGTTTGAAGAACTATTCAACTACGTAAAGGACCCGGATCCGGAACCTCTGGAGAATGAGCAGATTGAACGGATTTggaaaacaacattttatcAGCTGCAATTTCTTCAGCTGAAAGGATTCACCGTGAGCCGTCAACAGGAGCTTGAGAAGTTGGGTCTTCGTCTGCAGGAGTCAAAGGTGAAGGCGACTCCGCTATATCAAGAGTTTCTGGCTCGCATGTCAGCAAATAGCAGTCCGAGCGTTAAGGAGCATGCTTACGATATGTTGGTAGTGCATGAAATAATCAAAGCTGGTTTGACGGAAATTCGAAACCCATGTGAATTCCTTATCATCCAGGAAAGAACGTTCGAACAATGGCAGGACACGGTAGAGAGTGTGCTATGCTGGTTGACTGCTCCACTTGTACTGATCATAGAAGTTCAGAACGAGTCAAAAAAGCATGAGCTGGTGAAAGTTCTTAAAAAAGTTAAACCCAAGCAAAAACATTCCAGGATGATCATAATATTAACTCAAGCTTCCGTAATCAGCCAGGAGAATATTAACGTAAGCTGTTTAAGTGATCAATCTTATGCAGTACTTGATCAACGTCAGTTAACACTCCATGGAACGATCGTATCGGTACGTGATCTAATCAGGGATATGGACAAACTAtcgtttttaatttacttGCTCAGTTTGAAAGAGCTTTCGTTAAGCTTAAATCAGGAGCGCTTCTCTACATTGAAGGATAAATATGTAACGCGAGGATTGATACAGGATGATAACCCTAACGAGATCGATCTGAATGAGGTGGAAAGTAAAAGGATAGTCATTTTAGACGCTCCAGGAAATGGCAAATCTTCGTATATCACCTGGTTGGCGCAGCACCTTGAAACGAAAAACTCTGAACAGTGGATTTTACGATTCAATGCAATTGAGTATTCCTATGATCTAAATGAAATTGCGAAAGAATGTGAGACTAACGCGATGACTGAATTGCGTGCAGTGCAAATTCTATTCCAGTTCGCTTACATGACCGCACAGCTAGGCAACATTCATCAAAGCTCGGATGTGACGACGACGTCCCAACGACAAACAGCCAAAAGCTGCGCAGAAGCATTGCGCATTGAAAATGGTGCATTTGTACTAGATGAAACGAAAGCGGTCGCATTTTCCCACGAGCAACTAACACTGTTGAGACTGTTCGTTTCCAAACTAAACGGACGAAATATGATTATTTTCTTCGATGGGTTTGATGAAGTTTCTCCCAATTATGAAACTGTTGCCTTGTCACTGCTTTCCATGCTGGATCGTCTTGATGGGATTAGTAGGATGTGGATCGCAAGCCGTCCATACAAGTTGCAGGCCAAATTCAAACAAGCATTGCGAGATGTTTGCTTTCTGCAGGTTGGGAAGTTTTCAGAGGAGGTTCAGCTAACATACTTGAAAAATAGGCTGCGAAGGATAACACCTTATACGGATGAGAATAAAGTAACGAGAAGTAAACTAATGGAACTGTCCTTAAAATTCCTTACAAATATTGAAGATTACATAGGAGAGCTTCGTCAGCAGTTCCTATTTTTTGAGATGATGTTTGAGGTGTTGATAAAAGATTACTTCTGCCCCGCGACTTTAACGCTTCAGATGGATGTTTTGCACGGCTATATGAAAGGCATGGAGCTAACACAGCTAATAGAGAGATTCATCAAGCTAAAGCTAGAAATCGTCGATACAAGTAAAATGGGCTCCACCGACGCGGCTGCTGCTACCGTCGAGGCACAGAATCGTGCAGCAAAACGGGCGCACGAAGCTCTTCAGGGGCACATGGCGTTGGGATATTATGTATTCGCACACTTCTATTTGAGCAAACGGGTAATAGATCCGCAAGACAGTGAGTTTGATGCGGATGCACTCACGAAAGCGAAGGAATATATGCAGGAGTTGCAGACTGCGAACGAAAAGACGGGCCTGGTAGAGCGCATCGTCGACGATCGTCCAATATTTGTGCATCGTATAATTGAGGAATATTTCGCCATGCGGCATCTGTTCGAAGGTAGAGCGAAAGAGTCGAATACGCGCCATGTACGTTTATTTTACGCAGAGCTACGTAAGTTTAATTTTAACTGGAGCTACGGTGATATGATGGACAGATTCTCGATTATGGATGGCAACAATGTGTTACCGCTCCATTTGACAGTGCTCGAAACGGACGGAAGAGCGATCAAGCGAATCCTGGACACGGATCCAGACGCCATCGAGAAGCGAGACGCATTCGGGCGAACCGCACTCCATTTGGCCATGTTTCGGCTGGCAATTCACCAACATAGGCCCATTTTAGAGCAGATGATCGCATTGGCTGCGGAACGTCATTGCATTCAGGTGCAGGACACTTTGTTTGGCTGGCAGGCGATAGATTACGCACTGATGGTAGAAAGCTTGGAGATGGTTCGAGCCTTGAGTTTAAAACAAGGCTACTTGAAGGATACTGTTGATTCGCGGCTGGTGTTGGCgttgaaaatattaaacacaTTGGCGTTGCGCTGCAATGATGGCGAACTAGAGCAACATATTCTGTGCCCACTGTTATCGAACAACTATTTGCGTCCCTATTGCCTACACGAGTGGCATGATAAGGCCCCCGAGACAGCTGAATATGCGGGTGCCACGTACTGCCTGCTTGATGCATGGCGTTTCCTACCCGAACCCAGCTGGGTTGTTCAGTTCAAAGGGCAAAGTGATAACAGTAATTCGAGTTTAAAGCGGCTAGTGGCGAATTTTTCCGGAACGTTTATGTCCCGTAATAggctattttttgtgtgtcgcgAACATATGGGACTGATGGCAAGGCTCGAAAAGATGTCTGAGATGCCGCCCAAATATATCGACATACGCGTCTACGTCGATGAGCCTAGTCTAATTGGCGACCTGCGTGGGCTGGACTCTACCGTTGTGAATGGTGCTTTGACCCGTTTAAAGAATAGAGCGTTAACGAATCGGGTAGTACACGTTTTGCTAGTGTTATTTTATGGTTCTGAAGATGATGATACGCTCGCATAA